One window of Acropora palmata chromosome 1, jaAcrPala1.3, whole genome shotgun sequence genomic DNA carries:
- the LOC141876669 gene encoding DET1- and DDB1-associated protein 1-like, whose product MGDLLKELPSFNQKNFSRYCGDTGAKPSNRRPVVYLPIRENGTSEQLIVTDKGNILLRYLHQQWEVKNAQSGKKREVEGADIAENLEPSRKSKRLDHEDYSPPD is encoded by the exons ATG GGAGATCTTTTGAAGGAATTACCATCGTTCAACCAGAAGAACTTTTCAAGGTACTGCGGGGATACGGGAGCCAAACCCTCG AACCGTAGACCAGTTGTTTACTTACCAATCAGAGAAAATGGAACATCTGAACAAC TCATTGTCACGGACAAAGGAAATATTCTCTTAAGATATCTTCACCAGCAATGGGAAGTAAAA AATGCACAAAGTGGTAAAAAACGTGAAGTTGAAGGTGCAGACATAGCTGAAAACTTAGAACCATCAAGGAAATCAAAACGACTAGATCATGAAGACTACAGTCCACCAGACTAA